The DNA sequence AGACCAAATCAGTGAACAATTAAACATAGGTGGCACATCACCTTAAAGATACTGACACTTTATGAAAAGAGAAGACAAATATCAGATTATCGAATCGTTGACCGAGAAGTTAAAAGGTGGCGATATAGTGTATCTGACTGACACTTCTGGCCTGGATGTAGAAACCATCAATAAATTGAGGAGGCTTTGTTTCCGTCGTAATGTGGGGCTGCAGGTGGTAAAGAACACCTTGCTCCGCAAAGCCATGGAAGCCAGTGAGAAAAACTTCGAAGCGTTGTATGACGTGTTGAAGGGGGCTACCTCAATCATGTTTTCAGATACGGGCAACGTTCCTGCCCGCCTGATCAAAGAGTTTCGCAAGACCAGTCCGAAGCCGATCCTAAAGGGTGCCTATGTTCAGGAAGCGATCTTTATTGGGGAAGAGCAGCTGGAAACGCTGGTAAACCTCAAGTCGAAAGAAGAACTCATTGGCGACCTTATTGGATTGCTGCAATCTCCTGCCCGGAATGTGATCTCTGCCCTTCAATCGGGTGGATCGACCATTGCCGGTGTATTGAAAACGCTTTCGGAAAAAGAAAGCTAAGCATTTGAATGAAAAAATCACAAAAGTAAAACCAATTAAAACAAAAATAAAAATGGCAGATTTGAAAGCTTTTGCAGAACAATTAGTTAATCTTACGGTAAAAGAGGTTAATGAATTGGCACAGATTTTGAAAGAAGAATACGGCATTGAGCCTGCAGCCGCTGCTCCTGTTGCTGTGGCAGCCGCAGCTGGTGCTGAGGCAGCCGAAGCTGCAGAAGAACAGACCCAGTTTGACGTGATTCTGAAAGCTGCTGGCCCCTCTAAGCTGGCCGTTGTGAAGCTTGTGAAAGAACTCACCAGCCTCGGATTGAAAGAAGCTAAAGAACTGGTAGACGGAGCACCTAAAGCGATTAAGGAAGGTGTTGCAAAAGATGAAGCAGAATCATTGAAAAAGCAACTGGAAGAAGCCGGCGCAGAGGTTGAAGTAAAATAAGCTCTCGTAAATATCTGAAGATTAGACTTCTGCCGAATCCCCGCGATCGATGTAGAAGTCTAATCTTTATTGCTGTTTATTTGTTTTTCTTCTTTTAGTTTATTTAGTAACTACAAACACCTCAGACCTTGGCAGCAAATATCAAAACCGTCGAGAGGGTAAATTTTTCCTCAGTAACCACTCATTTTGATTACCCTGACTTTCTTGAAGTCCAGCTGAAGTCCTTCCAGGACTTTTTCCAGCTTGAGACGACTCCGGAAAATCGCAAGAATGAGGGCCTTTTTAAAGTGTTTAGTGAGAATTTCCCCATTTCCGACGCCCGAAACAATTTTGTACTTGAATTCTTAGATTATTTTATTGATCCCCCGAAATATTCCATTCAGGAATGTATCGAACGCGGGCTGACATACAGTGTTCCGCTTAAAGCGAAACTTAAGCTGTATTGTACAGACCCCGAACACGAAGACTTTGAAACCATAATCCAGGATGTTTACCTTGGGATGATTCCTTACATGACTCCCCGTGGTACTTTTGTGATCAATGGTGCTGAGCGTGTAGTGGTGTCACAGTTACACCGCTCTCCCGGGGTGTTTTTTGGAACCAGCCTGCATGCCAATGGTACGCAACTTTACAGTGCCAGGATCATTCCCTTTAAGGGATCCTGGATTGAGTTTGCGACCGATATTAACAATGTAATGTATGCTTACATTGACAGGAAAAAGAAACTGCCTGTCACCACTTTGCTTAGGGCCATTGGTTATGAAAGTGATAAGGATATCCTTGAGATCTTTGACCTGGCCGATGAAGTAAAGGTAAGCAAGACCGGCCTGAAGAAATATGTTGGGCGTAAATTAGCCGCCCGGGTATTGCGTTCATGGGTCGAAGACTTTGTTGACGAAGATACCGGAGAGGTGGTTTCCATTGAGCGAAATGAGGTTATCATTGACCGTGAAACCGTCCTCGAGAATGAACATATTGACCTAATTGTAGAATCAGGCGCAAAAACCATTATCCTTCACAAAGAGGATTTGAACCTGAGCGATTATGCCCTGATTTATAACACCCTCCAAAAAGACACTACCAACTCGGAAAAAGATGCGGTGGAATTTATTTACCGTTTGCTCCGTAATGCTGATCCGCCGGATGATGAGACCGCGCGTGGCATGATCGAAAAGCTTTTCTTCTCCGATAAGCGTTATGACTTGGGTGATGTTGGCCGTTACAGGATCAACAAGAAGCTCAATCTTGAAATCCCCATGGATTTAAGGGTACTTACCAAGGAAGATATTATCTCTATTGTGAAGTACCTCATTGAACTGGTTAATGCCAAGGCAGATGTTGATGACATTGACCACTTAAGTAACCGTCGTGTAAGGACTGTTGGTGAGCAGCTATATGCCCAGTTTGGTGTAGGTTTGGCCCGTATGGCCCGCACCATTCGCGAGCGCATGAACGTTCGCGATAACGAAGTATTTGCTCCAACTGATCTGATCAACGCGAAAACCCTTTCATCGGTTATCAATTCTTTCTTTGGGACGAACCAGCTAAGCCAGTTTATGGATCAGACCAACCCGCTTGCTGAATTAACGCACAAACGCAGGATGTCAGCACTTGGTCCTGGTGGTTTGTCCAGGGAAAGGGCTGGTTTTGAAGTGCGCGACGTTCACTTTACGCACTATGGCAGACTTTGTACGATTGAAACCCCCGAAGGCCCAAATATTGGTCTGATTTCTTCGCTTTGTGTTTACGCAAAGGTCAATGACTTAGGTTTCATTGAGACTCCCTATTTCGAGGTCAAAGAAGGTAAAGTTGACTTCAAGAGCGAGCCGATGTATCTTTCGGCGGAAGAGGAGGAGACCAAAATCATTAGCCAGGCAAACGTTTCTCTGAAAAAGGATGGGAAATTCGTCGAAGACCTTGTTAAGGTTCGTTTCCAGGCCGATTATCCCATTGTAGAGCCCGAAAAGATTGACCTGATGGATGTCGGTCCTAACCAGATTGCTTCCATTGCTGCTTCGCTGATCCCCTTCCTTGAGCACGATGATGCCAACCGTGCCCTGATGGGTAGTAACATGATGCGCCAGGCTGTACCCTTACTTAATCCGGAATCTCCAATTGTAGGTACTGGTCTGGAAAAAAAGGTGGCAACTGACTCCCGCGTGCTGATTAATGCAGAAGGAGAAGGTTTGGTGGAATATGTGGATGCTGATGAGATCATTATTCGCTACTCAAGAAATGATGATGAGAAGTTGGTGAGTTTTGAAGATGATGTTAGAATCTACAAGCTGACCAAGTTTGCCAAGACCAACCAAAGTACCTGCATTAACCTTCGCCCTATTGTACGAAAGGGACAAAAAGTGACCAAGGGTCAGCTGCTGTGCGAAGGATATGCTACCAAGGATGGGGAACTTGCTTTAGGCCGCAACCTGAAAGTGGCATTCATGCCCTGGAAAGGCTATAACTTTGAGGATGCTATTGTTATATCCGAAAAAGTTGTAAAGGAAGATATCTTTACTTCTATTCATATTGAGGAGTTCTCCCTCGACGTTCGTGACACCAAGCGGGGAGTTGAGGAACTTACTAGTGATATTCCAAACGTCAGTGCAGAAGCCATCAAGGATCTTGATGAAAATGGATTGATCCGTATTGGTGCCGAAGTCAACGAAGGCGATATCCTTATCGGGAAAATCACGCCCAAAGGAGAAACAGATCCTACGCCCGAAGAGAAGTTATTGCGGGCTATCTTTGGTGACAAGGCAGGCGATGTGAAGGATGCTTCACTGAAAGCACCGCCATCAACGAAAGGAGTTGTTGTTGATAAAAAACTCTTCTCCCGTGTTTTCAAGGATCGAAAAGCCAAGACAAAGGAAAAGATAATCCTTGAGAAACTGGATGATGAGTTCAATGCCGAAGTTACCGAGCTTAGGGCAAAACTGGTTGATAAACTTATTGTGCTGGTAAGCGGGAAAACTTCCCAAGGCGTCATGAACAGCCTCAAGGAAGTAGTGGTTGCCAAGGGTACTAAGTTTACACAAAAGATCCTGCACAACCTTGATTATGCAAGCATTAACCCCAATAACTGGACAACCGATCGCGAGAGGAACTTGCTCATTAAGGAATTGCTTCACAACTATTCCATTAAATTCAAGGATATCCTGGGCGCATATAACCGGAAGAAATTTACCAGTACTGTTGGAGATGAACTTCCAGCAGGGATTGTTCAGCTTGCCAAGATCTATCTGGCGAAGAAGCGTAAGTTGAAAGTGGGTGACAAGATGGCCGGTCGACACGGAAACAAGGGTATTGTTGCCCGAATTGTCCGTGAAGAAGACATGCCATTCCTGGAAGACGGAACCCCGGTCGATATTGTTTTGAACCCCTTGGGTGTGCCTTCGCGTATGAACCTGGGCCAGATTTATGAGACCGTGCTGGGTTGGGCAGGTGAAAAACTGAATATGAAGTTCTCCAGCCCCATTTTCGACGGCGCCACCATTGATGAGATTAACGAGTATATGCGTAAGGCAGGATTACCTGAAAACGGGAAAGTGTACCTGTATGATGGTGGTACCGGTGAACGATTTGACCAGCCTGCAACAGTAGGTATCATTTATATGTTGAAGCTTGGTCATATGGTTGACGACAAAATGCATGCCCGTTCTATCGGTCCTTATTCGCTGATCACACAACAACCCCTGGGCGGTAAAGCTCAGTTTGGGGGTCAGCGTTTTGGTGAGATGGAAGTCTGGGCCCTTGAGGCATTTGGTGCTGCCAATATCCTTCAGGAGATTCTGACCGTGAAATCCGATGATGTAATTGGCCGGGCTAAGGCTTATGAAGCCATAGTAAAAGGCGAAAATATGCCAACTCCTGGTGTGCCTGAATCATTCAATGTCTTGGTTCACGAACTCAGGGGACTTGGCCTCAATATCCGGTTTGATTAAACCCACGATTCTGCCTGCAGCAAATCTATCTGCAGGCAGAATATTCCATTAGCACGTTGTTTTGGTTGCTAATTGTTGCTAACGACAAAATTGTATATTCAACTTCTTTAACAATATCAACCTATATGGCTTTCAGAAAAGAAACCAACGTAAAAAGCAATTTCTCGAAGATCACCATTAGCCTGGCTTCACCTGAGTCGGTTTTGGAAAGGTCTCACGGGGAAGTGCTGAAGCCGGAAACCATTAACTACCGAACATATAAGCCTGAACGTGACGGGTTATTCTGTGAGAGAATCTTTGGTCCGGTTAAAGACTGGGAATGTCATTGCGGAAAATACAAACGCATTCGTTATAAGGGAATCGTTTGTGACCGATGCGGTGTTGAAGTTACTGAGAAAAAAGTGCGCCGTGAAAGAATGGGACACATTAAACTGGTTGTTCCCGTGGCACACATTTGGTTCTTCCGCTCACTTCCCAATAAGATCGGCTACCTGCTTGGATTACCTTCTAAAAAACTCGACCAGATTATTTATTACGAAAGGTATGTGGTCGTTAATCCCGGTATTAAGGCTGATGAGCTTAGTTTCCTTGATTTTCTTACCGAAGAGGAATATTTTAATATCCTCGAATCACTTCCGCGTGAGAACCAAATGCTTGAAGACGATGACCCAAACAAGTTTGTTGCCAAGATGGGTGCAGAAGCCCTCAAGGACATCCTTACCCGTCTGGATTTGGATCAGCTTTCTTACGATCTTCGTCACAAGGCAAACACGGAAACCTCACAGCAGCGTAAGGCTGATGCCCTGAAGCGACTTCAGGTGGTTGAAGCTTTCCGCGAAGCCCAAAAAACCATTGAAAACAAACCGGAATGGATGATTGTGGACGTTGTTCCCGTTATCCCTCCGGAACTTCGACCCCTGGTTCCTCTGGATGGCGGTCGTTTTGCCACCAGCGACCTTAACGACCTGTATCGTAGGGTGATCATCCGTAATAATCGTCTTAAACGCCTGATCGAGATCAAGGCTCCCGACGTGATCCTGCGCAACGAGAAACGTATGCTTCAGGAAGCTGTCGACTCATTGTTTGACAACTCAAGGAAAACCAATGCTGTCAAGACGGAGTCAAATCGTCCGCTTAAGTCGCTCAGCGATAGCCTTAAAGGCAAGCAGGGGCGATTCCGCCAAAACCTTTTGGGTAAGCGTGTTGACTATTCTGCACGTTCCGTTATCGTGGTTGGCCCTGAACTGAAACTGCACGAATGCGGCCTTCCCAAAGAAATGGCATCTGAACTCTTTAAGCCTTTCATCATCCGTAAGATGCTGGAAAGGGGCATTGTAAAGACCGTAAAATCTGCCAAGAAAATTGTTGACCGCAAGGATCCGGTTGTATGGGATATCCTGGAAAATGTCTTAAAAGGACACCCGGTATTACTTAACCGTGCACCCACCCTCCACCGCTTGGGGATTCAGGCTTTCCAGCCCAAATTGATTGAAGGTAAGGCTATTCAGCTGCATCCCCTGGTTTGTACCGCTTTCAACGCTGACTTCGACGGTGACCAGATGGCTGTTCATGTGCCGTTAGGCAACGCGGCCATCCTCGAAGCCCAAATGCTGATGCTTGCTTCTCACAACATTTTGAATCCGGCTAATGGTGCCCCCATTGCGGTGCCTTCACAGGATATGGTACTTGGTCTTTATTACATGACCAAGGCGCGCAAGAGCATTGCTGAGCATCCTGTTAAAGGGGAAGGCCTTGTTTTCTATGGACCCGAAGAGGTGATTATCGCCTACAATGAAGGCGCTGCTGATTTGCACGCCATTATTAAGGTTCGTGTTCCCGTCCTTGAAGAAGGTCAACTGGTTGAGCGCCTGGTGGAAACCACCGTGGGCCGTGTTCTCTTCAACCAAGTGATCCCTGAGGAATATGGTTTTATTAACCAACTGCTTACCAAAAAAGCACTCCGTGATATCATCGGGTCAATTATGAAGGTTACAGGAATTTCGCGTACTTCTCAATTCCTTGATGATATTAAGGACCTCGGCTTCAATATGGCCTTCAGGGGTGGTCTTTCATTTAACCTTGGGGATATTCTTGTTCCTGGAGAAAAACAGATCCTTATCGATCAGGCCAATGAGCAGGTAGAAGAGGTTCGTGCTAATTACAGCATGGGCTTTATTACCAACAACGAACGATACAACCAGATCATCGACATCTGGACTCATACAAATGCCAAGCTTACCAAGGTTTTGATCGAGAAGACCACTGCCGATAACCAGGGTTTTAATCCTGTTTATATGATGCTTGACTCCGGTGCAAGGGGTTCCAAGGAACAGATTCGTCAGCTTTCAGGGATGAGGGGTCTTATGGCCAAACCTCAGAAATCAGGTGCAAAGGGCGGAGAGATCATTGAAAACCCCATTCTTTCCAACTTTAAGGAAGGGCTGTCCGTTCTTGAGTACTTTATCTCGACCCACGGTGCCCGTAAAGGTCTTGCTGATACTGCTCTTAAAACTGCTGATGCTGGTTACCTAACCCGTAGGCTTGTGGATGTTTCCCAGGACGTTATTGTGACCGAACCTGACTGTGGAACCCTCCGTGGGTTAACGGCTACCGCCCTGAAAAACAATGAAGAAACCGTTGAGCCTCTTTACGACCGTATTCTTGGACGTACAACCCTGCACGATATCTATCATCCCACAACGGGTGAATTAATCGTAAATGCAGGTGAAGAACTCACCGAAGAAATTGCCCAGGTTATTGAAGACTCACCAATTGAAGCCGTCGAAATCCGTTCCGTGCTCACTTGTGAGTCAAAACTCGGTGTTTGCGCTAAATGTTATGGCCGTAACCTGGCAACAGGACGTATGGTACAAAAAGGCGAAGCTATCGGTGTAATTGCTGCACAATCCATTGGTGAACCCGGTACACAGCTAACCCTGCGTACCTTCCACGTGGGTGGTGTTGCAGGTGGCCTGGCCACCGCCTCCAAGATCAATGCCAAATATGGCGGGTTATTGGAGATCGATGAACTTCGCAGCGTACCCTTTACCAATATCGAAGGCAAATCCTATCATGTGGTCATTGGACGTTCAGCTGAAATGCGGATTGTTGACAAGAATACCCGTATGGTGTTGACCAGTCAAAACATTCCTTATGGCGCCAACCTGTACTTCCAGGCCGGACAAGAAGTGGAAAGCGGTGACCTGATTTGCGAATGGGATCCTTACAACGCTGTGATTATCTCCGATATGGCAGGGAAGGTGGTCTTCAATCAGATGCAGGAAGGGGTTACTTATCGTACCGATTCTGATGAACAGACCGGGTATTACGAAAAGGTGATCGTTGAAAGCAAAGACCGGACCAAAAACCCCTCCATCAGCATCGTTGACAAGGATGGCGAAATCCTTCGCAACTATGATATGCCGGTGGGAGCGCACATTGTAATTTCCGAAGATCAGGAGATCGTGTCTGGTAAGATCATTGCCAAGATCCCGAGGGCCGTGGGTAAATCAGGTGACATCACCGGTGGTTTGCCCAGAATCACCGAATTGTTCGAAGCCCGTAACCCCAGCGATCCTGCTGTGGTGGCTGAGATCGATGGCGTTGTTTCCTTTGGAAAGAAAATTAAGCGTGGTAACCGCGAGGTGATCATTACCTCAAAGACTGGTGACGAGAAACGTTATCTTGTTCCGCTCTCCAAGCAGATTCTTGCCCAGGAGAATGACTTTGTCAAGGCAGGGACCCCCTTATCTGATGGACCGATAACCCCGGCCGACATCCTCGCCATCAAAGGCCCCACCGCAGTTCAGGAATATATCGTGAACGAGGTGCAGGAAGTTTACCGAATGCAGGGTGTGAAAATCAACGACAAGCACTTTGAAGTGATTGTTCGCCAGATGATGCGTAAGGTAACCATTGATGATCCGGGCGATACCCGTTTCCTCGAAAATGAAATCGTGAACAAGATTGAGTTCATGGAAGAAAATGACAATATCTTCGGTAAGAAGGTTGTCGAAGATCCGGGTGACTCTGTGATGAAGCCCGGCCAGATCATTACTGCCAGGAAGTTACGTGATGAAAATTCATTGCTCAAGCGGAAAGACAAAGCTGTTGTGGTTGCCCGTGATGCAAGGGGGGCCACTGCCCGCCAGCAGTTGCAGGGTATCACCAAGGCTTCACTGCAGACCAAGAGCTTTATCTCTGCCGCTTCATTCCAGGAAACCACCAAAGTCCTTACAGATGCCGCTGTCAACGCTAAAATAGACGATCTTGCAGGCCTGAAGGAGAATGTGATCGTTGGTCATCTTATCCCTGCCGGCACTGGCCTCAGGGAGTATGAGAACATCATTGTTGGTTCAATGGAAGAATACAATTTGTTAATGGCCTCCAAGCGAAAAGTTGAAGAGGTCGAGTAAAACTGATTATTAACCCTAAAAAGAAAGGCAAGTGATGTCTGAACAAAAAAAACCTGAAAACCAGATTAACATTGAATTGGGAGAGGATGTTGGAGAAGGTGTATATTCTAATCTGGCCGTAATTACCCATTCACACTCTGAGTTTGTGGTCGATTTCGTCAGACTTATGCCTGGTCTGCCCAAAGCCAAAGTGAAATCAAGGATCATTCTTACACCCCAGCACGCCAAGCGGCTTTTAAAGGCGCTGAAGGAGAATATTGGGAAGTTTGAATCTGTCCATGGACCCATCAAGGATGTTGATGTGCCTGGATTACCCCTGAACCTGGGCGGGCCAACAGCGCAAGCCTGAAAATAATAAAGAGGCTGTCTCGAAAAAAGGAGACAGCCTCTTTTTTTTTGCCCAAATTGGCAGAACCCAAAACTCCTTGTTAAATTTTCCTTGTTTTTTCTGCTATCATTTCTGATCTGGCCAAGGACTTGGTTTGGAAACGAGTCTTTCCATACTCATACCACGCTCGTGGTTTATACGGTTTAAACCGTATAAACTCCGTTTTAACTCCGTATTAACCATGACCCTGGTCTGGACCTTTAAGGGTTCAAACAGGGTATTGGCCTTTGCTGCTTTTTGATTGGTATCAGAGATGATAAATTGTATTTCAGGGGGAAGTTTTGGATTTTTCTTTGGAAGATGGAATCAAAACCCAGCAGTGACTTTTATCTGAAATTCCTCCCGATGGAGAATGGCGTTTGGTTCCCGGTTGTATTCTTACCAGGTTGATTTTCTGAGTGGTTTTGAGAAGGAAGTAAGTATTATGAAAAGGGTCCCCCTGGAAAACTAAGGCGAAAGAATCCCGGATGGATTATTTTTTAGATTAAAAGAACCGGAATACTCTCAGCAAGTCCTCTTCATTCTCTCCAAACCAAAGCAACAGGTATTGCCCGCGAATCTTGGCGTCGTCCTTGATTTGCTGCCAGGTTACCTCTTTCGACTGGTCTCCGTTTTCCACATTAAAAGTGACTTGCTCCCTGACATAGGACTCCAGCTCAGCGAGCGCTTTTTCGGGATCTTTTCCTTCTTTTATCTTGAATACAAAAGCATTTAGGTAGTCGTCATTGTAAACCAGCAAGTCATCTACCCCGATCAGGGTCAGGGCCATTCTCTCCAGTTTGCTGTTGGGTTGCCAATACTCTCCGGCATAACCATTGGCCATCATTCTTTCCTTCAGGGAATTCAAATTTCCGGGCTCCTGCTGGCAGGATATAATGCTTAGCAATACAATACTGAAAATGATAAATCCTCTTAGGCTTTTCATAATAACTTGTTTTTGCGAAGATAGTATAAAAGAAGATTTTTGGGAACAGGTTTTTGGACTTCCCATATTTTCTTCCTTCTAACCCTTGATTTTTCTTTATCCTCTTGGGTCTGGTTTCATCGGCAGGCGGGCCATTTTCTCTACGGTCAGCGAGGGATAGCCAAACTCTTCGGTGATGGTGCCCAACAGCAGATAAATGCCGTTTCCCCGGAAGGGCCAGGCTTTTGAGGTCGCAGGGAAATGCACCGTATCGAAGAAGTTGCCCTGCACATCGAGGAAGCAGCCGAAATGCATCATCTCACGTTTTACGGTGCGCACGTATTTGATGGTGACCAGCCAGCCGACCATACGCACCTTGCGCCCCAGCTGCTGCAGCATCTCGTTGGCCATTACCTCGCCACGGAAGTCACTCTTCACCAGGTCGAAGGGGCTCATCGATACGGTGAAACCCAGCAGCTCCATCTCATCGTAGGCATCCTGAACGGGGTCGGTCTCGGGTGCAGGGAAATGAAAGGCCTTTTCCTGTGCCGTGAAGAGCATCGGACCCGGGGCAGGCTTTTTGCCAGCCAGCAGGTGGGCTTTCCACATCAGCTGCGCCTTGGCAATGCCCGTGAAACGGAAGGCGTTGACGCGAATCAGCAGGATAAGCTGTTCGAGTCCGCAGCCTGTGCGGCGGGCAAAGTCCTCCAGCCCCAGGTAGGGCCCGCCTGCATCGCGCTCTGCGCTGATGAGTTGGGCCACCTTATATTCGAGGTTCTGGATGTGTACAAAGCCGATGTAAATGTCCTTCCCGTAAATAGTGGTGGTGTAGTTGCTGTGGTTCACGCAGGGCAGCTCGATGCTGGCCCCGTTGCGTTTAGCCTCGTTGAAATAGACGGGGCTCTGGTAGAATCCGCCAAAGTTGTTGATGACGGCGGTCATGAATTCCCTTGGGTAATAGGCTTTCAGGTAAAGGCTTTGATAGCTCTCCACCGCAAAAGAAGCTGAGTGTGCCTTCGAAAAGGAATAGCCTGCAAAGGACTCGATCTGACGCCACACCTCTTGTGTGAGGCTTTCGGGATAACCCCTGGCACGGCAGTTCTCGAAAAAACGATCGACGATGCGCTGCATCTCCTTCTTCGAGCGATACTTTCCGCTCATGGCCCGCCGCAACACATCGGCATCCGCCAGGTCAAGTCCGGCAAAGTGGTGGCAGACCTTGATCACATCCTCCTGGTAAACCATCACCCCGTAGGTTTCCTTCAACTGCTGTTCCATTACGGGATGGAGATACTGAAAGCCATTGGGGTTATGGAAGCGCTGGATATACTCGCGCATCATCCCTGAGCGGGCCACCCCCGGACGGATGATGGAGCTGGCGGCCACCAGGCTGATGTAGTTGTCGCAACGCAGCTTCGTGAGCAGGCCACGCATGGCAGGGCTCTCTACATAGAAGCAGCCCGTGGTCTCGCCCGATCGCAACAGGGCCTTGACCTTCTCATCCTTTTTAAACTGTTCCACCTGGTGCACGTCCACGCTGACGCCGTGGTTCTTTCTAACGATTTGGGCGCATTCGTTGATGTGGCCGATGCCGCGCTGGCTCAGGATATCGATTTTCTCAAAGGCGAGATCTTCGGCCGTATACATATCCCACTGTACGGTGGGCAAGCCTTTTGGGGGCATATCGAGGGCTGAGTAACAGCAGATGGGCTCCTCGGAGATAAGCACCCCCCCAGCGTGTATGCTGCGCATATTGGGAAAGTCGGCCAGCTGTTCGGCCATTTCAAAGATGCGGGCCCCCACAGCGTCAGGCTCGCTTCGCGCCTCGTGGTTCGACACCAGCACATCGATTTCGGCCTTGGGTAACCCGAGCACCTTGCCTAGTTCACGAATCATGCTGCGGTCGCGAAAGGTGGTGATGGTGCCCAACAGGGCGGTATGCTCGTGACCATAGCGCTTGAAGATGTAGTCGAGCACCTGGTCGCGTTCCTTCCACGAGTAGTCAATGTCGAAATCGGGAGGCGAGGAGCGCTTGGGGTTTATGAAACGCTCAAAATAGAGATCGAGTTCTATGGGATCCACATCGGTGATGCGCAGGCAATAAGCCACAATGCTGTTGGCTCCGCTGCCCCGTCCCACGTGGTAAAAGCCGCGTGACATCGAATAGCGGATGATGTCCCAGGTGATGAGGAAGTAGGACGAGAAGCCCAGCTTGTCGATGACCTCCAGTTCGTGCTGTACCCGCCTCAGGGCTTCCTTATTTTTCTTCCCGTAGCGGTATTCCATCCCGTCCATCGCCAGCTTGGTGAGCAGGGCACGGTCATCGGTTGGGTGGCCGGTGAAGGTCTTCTTGTTTTTGGGTGCCCGGAAGTCAAAGTCCATATGACACTGCCCGAGGAGCTTCTCGGCATTGATGATGAGTTGCGGGAAGTTTTCAAAGCGCTGGCAAAGTGCCTCAGGGGAGGGGAAGGTCTCTTCCGGATGGCCTATTTGCCGTGGCTGCAGCAGGCTGATCACCAGGTTGTGATCGATGGCGCGCAGGTGGCGGTGCAACTCATATTCTTTTTCTGAAAGGAATGTAACCGCCTGCAGGGCCACCAGCTTTTCGGTGTGATGCCGCAGGGAAGAGGTGGAGAGGCGGGTGAGGTCATGCGACCGCAGGCCGATGTACTC is a window from the Bacteroides sp. genome containing:
- the rplJ gene encoding 50S ribosomal protein L10 translates to MKREDKYQIIESLTEKLKGGDIVYLTDTSGLDVETINKLRRLCFRRNVGLQVVKNTLLRKAMEASEKNFEALYDVLKGATSIMFSDTGNVPARLIKEFRKTSPKPILKGAYVQEAIFIGEEQLETLVNLKSKEELIGDLIGLLQSPARNVISALQSGGSTIAGVLKTLSEKES
- the rplL gene encoding 50S ribosomal protein L7/L12, which produces MADLKAFAEQLVNLTVKEVNELAQILKEEYGIEPAAAAPVAVAAAAGAEAAEAAEEQTQFDVILKAAGPSKLAVVKLVKELTSLGLKEAKELVDGAPKAIKEGVAKDEAESLKKQLEEAGAEVEVK
- the rpoB gene encoding DNA-directed RNA polymerase subunit beta; this translates as MAANIKTVERVNFSSVTTHFDYPDFLEVQLKSFQDFFQLETTPENRKNEGLFKVFSENFPISDARNNFVLEFLDYFIDPPKYSIQECIERGLTYSVPLKAKLKLYCTDPEHEDFETIIQDVYLGMIPYMTPRGTFVINGAERVVVSQLHRSPGVFFGTSLHANGTQLYSARIIPFKGSWIEFATDINNVMYAYIDRKKKLPVTTLLRAIGYESDKDILEIFDLADEVKVSKTGLKKYVGRKLAARVLRSWVEDFVDEDTGEVVSIERNEVIIDRETVLENEHIDLIVESGAKTIILHKEDLNLSDYALIYNTLQKDTTNSEKDAVEFIYRLLRNADPPDDETARGMIEKLFFSDKRYDLGDVGRYRINKKLNLEIPMDLRVLTKEDIISIVKYLIELVNAKADVDDIDHLSNRRVRTVGEQLYAQFGVGLARMARTIRERMNVRDNEVFAPTDLINAKTLSSVINSFFGTNQLSQFMDQTNPLAELTHKRRMSALGPGGLSRERAGFEVRDVHFTHYGRLCTIETPEGPNIGLISSLCVYAKVNDLGFIETPYFEVKEGKVDFKSEPMYLSAEEEETKIISQANVSLKKDGKFVEDLVKVRFQADYPIVEPEKIDLMDVGPNQIASIAASLIPFLEHDDANRALMGSNMMRQAVPLLNPESPIVGTGLEKKVATDSRVLINAEGEGLVEYVDADEIIIRYSRNDDEKLVSFEDDVRIYKLTKFAKTNQSTCINLRPIVRKGQKVTKGQLLCEGYATKDGELALGRNLKVAFMPWKGYNFEDAIVISEKVVKEDIFTSIHIEEFSLDVRDTKRGVEELTSDIPNVSAEAIKDLDENGLIRIGAEVNEGDILIGKITPKGETDPTPEEKLLRAIFGDKAGDVKDASLKAPPSTKGVVVDKKLFSRVFKDRKAKTKEKIILEKLDDEFNAEVTELRAKLVDKLIVLVSGKTSQGVMNSLKEVVVAKGTKFTQKILHNLDYASINPNNWTTDRERNLLIKELLHNYSIKFKDILGAYNRKKFTSTVGDELPAGIVQLAKIYLAKKRKLKVGDKMAGRHGNKGIVARIVREEDMPFLEDGTPVDIVLNPLGVPSRMNLGQIYETVLGWAGEKLNMKFSSPIFDGATIDEINEYMRKAGLPENGKVYLYDGGTGERFDQPATVGIIYMLKLGHMVDDKMHARSIGPYSLITQQPLGGKAQFGGQRFGEMEVWALEAFGAANILQEILTVKSDDVIGRAKAYEAIVKGENMPTPGVPESFNVLVHELRGLGLNIRFD